The genomic region ACACTCAAGCAAAAACATTTGTTCTATCATCCACTACCCCTTCCCCATAATAACTCTCTAGTATTTTATCTTTCCTCTTTTTGTTTACCAGTGAAAATGGTTGGCAAGATTGCATGTTTCGTGGTTTTGTGCATGGTGGTGGTTGCACCCTATGCAGAGGCATTTACCTGCGGTCAGGTTCAGGCGGCTGCGGTTCAATGCCTCCCGTATCTGCAGAATCGTGGCCCTCTCGGAAGCTGTTGTGGAGTCATTAGAGGTATGATAAGTTCTGCTAAGACGACAGAGGATCGTAGGACTGCATGCAATTGCCTGAAATCAGCTGCTACGATTATCAAGGGCATTGACATGGGCAAAGCTGCTGGTCTCCCTGGTGTTTGTGGTGTCAAAAGTCCCTTTAAGATCAGCATGTCCACTGACTGCTCCAAGTACGTTATTCACCTTAATTCTTCTCTTAATATAATGAATTTGGGTTTGCAAACGACAAATTTTTAATACTCCCATGTTCTAATTGATGTTGTGGTGTTTATTGAGCACAAAATTTTAGAAAGAACAAAATTGGGACAGGGCAAGTACACATTTATTAGctctccatttcaatttatgttgcACTGTTTGACTGGAtgcgaagtttaagaaagaaattaaaaaaaaattgaaacttatggtctaaaaagaaaaatgtatcacataaTCGAGAAGTATCATCTTACATGTTACAAAAGAATTTGTGCTCGCTCGCATTgttaaagtaaaataaataatggAGTAACACCAACGGTAGTAAATTTGAAACTTCAGATCTCAATGCTTGctatatatttttcttgatgCATTCTGTTGGCTGATTAATGAGAAGATCATTGTACGTATAGCcagttataattttcttggaTAATGTTGGtttaatataaatatgatgatgCAGGGTTCAGTGAGGCTGATGAAAAATCAGTTTGTCACTGCATAAATGTTGGTATTGCAATCATGTGGAGAAGAATAAGAAGCATATGGATCGAGTTTGATCCTGCTTAATTGTGGGTCGTGTCttgttgttttttcttttttttcggtCATAGTCGAGTCCTGTAATAAAACTTTGGCGGTTGGTTGTTTTGCAATCCAATCTTGATAATATATGTTATATCTTATTTAGTTCAACATATCTTCCGATCCACAATTTACTTTGGTCGGCTGGTTGTTTTGCAATCCAATCTTGATAATACATGTTATATCTTATTTAGTTCAACGTATCTTCCGATCCACAATTTCATTTCTCAGTTCTTTCACATGTTATATCTTGTCACGTGCCCTTGGAGAGTTGGAGTAGCTCGCATTGGTGGTGCCTCATCTGATCCTCCAGCCCCCAGCGGACGATCTCATTCTCACTATCTGTGATGAAAACATTTAAGA from Lycium ferocissimum isolate CSIRO_LF1 unplaced genomic scaffold, AGI_CSIRO_Lferr_CH_V1 ctg657, whole genome shotgun sequence harbors:
- the LOC132045382 gene encoding non-specific lipid-transfer protein 2-like — its product is MVGKIACFVVLCMVVVAPYAEAFTCGQVQAAAVQCLPYLQNRGPLGSCCGVIRGMISSAKTTEDRRTACNCLKSAATIIKGIDMGKAAGLPGVCGVKSPFKISMSTDCSKVQ